The DNA sequence GCTGTTACGCACTCTTTAAATGAATGGCTGCTTCCAAGCCAACATCCTAGCTGTCAATGCAGTCCAACCGCGTTGCTTCAACTTAACATATATTTGGGGACCTTAGCTGTTGGTCTGGGTTCTTTCCCTCTCGGACATGGACCTTAGCACCCATGCCCTCACTGCCGTAGAACATTTATTAGCATTCGGAGTTTGTCAGGAATTGGTAGGTGGTGAAACCCCCGCATCCAATCAGTAGCTCTACCTCTAATAAACTTATATACGACGCTGCACCTAAATGCATTTCGGGGAGTACGAGCTATCTCCCAGTTTGATTGGCCTTTCACCCCTACCCACAGGTCATCCGAAGACTTTTCAACGTCAACCGGTTCGGTCCTCCACTCTGTGTTACCAGAGCTTCAACCTGCCCATGGGTAGATCACAAGGTTTCGCGTCTAATCCTACTAACTATACGCCCTATTCAGACTCGCTTTCGCTCCGGCTCCGGACCTGAAGTCCTTAACCTCGCTAGTAAAATTAACTCGTAGGCTCATTATGCAAAAGGCACGCCGTCACCCAACTTGTGGGCTCCGACCGCTTGTAGGCGTACGGTTTCAGGTTCTATTTCACCCTTCTATTCGAAGTGCTTTTCACCTTTCCTTCACAGTACTTGTTCACTATCGGTCTTTCAGGAGTATTTAGCCTTGGAGGATGGTCCCCCCATATTCAGACAGGATTTCACGTGTCCCGCCCTACTCATTTATCACTTAAATATGCCTTTCATATACGGGGCTATCACCCTCTATGGCTGTTCTTTCCAGAACATTCTATTAAACATATAAAAGCTTTTGGGCTAATCCGCTTTCGCTCGCCACTACTTACGGAATCTCTTCGATTTCTTTTCCTCCGGGTACTTAGATGTTTCAGTTCTCCGGGTTTGCTCCTCCTAAGAGGTGACTGGTCTTCAACCAGCCGGGTTGCCCCATTCGGACATCTCGGGATCAATTCGTGTGTGCCAATCCCCCGAGCTTTTCGCAGCTTACCACGTCCTTCGTCGCCTCTGAAAGCCTAGGCATCCGCCATACGCCCTTAACGATTTCTTTCCTAATAATTATATTAGTTCAGTATTTTTTTTATCCAACAATTAATTGTTGAACTCTATTTTTATAAACTCGGCACTCGAAAGTGCTCGGTTATCTCTTTGTGATATTTTTACCGTTAATGTCAATGATCTTTATTCTATCGATGATATAATCCGCAAATATTGTATTTGGCTCTATCTGCTTTTTTAAGTTTAAACCATCTATAGTGGAGAATAAGGGAGTCGAACCCTTGACCTCCTGCGTGCAAGGCAGGCGCTCTAGCCAGCTGAGCTAATTCCCCCTCTAGTTAGACTTGAAGATGAAGAGATTTGAGAACTGAGACTATCATTTGTCTCACATCTCTTGTCTTTTTATCTCCCGTCTTTTCAATTAGTAGTCTCGGGCAGGCTCGAACTGCCGACCTCTACATTATCAGTGTAGCGCTCTAACCAGCTGAGCTACGAGACTTCATTAATTTTAAATTTTAAATTTTGAATTTTAAATTAATTTTCAAATCTAAAATCTATAATTTATAATCTAAAATCTCTCTCCCTCTGATACTAATTTCTAGTGGGTGTGTATTTTTTTTAATATATCAACCAAATAAAAAACTAAAGCTTCTCTTTAAGTAAGTGCATGGTACATTTAAGTACCTTTGTTTTTTTATCGTCTAAAGACGCTCTAAAATGAGATGTTCCAGCCGCACCTTCCGGTACGGCTACCTTGTTACGACTTAGCCCTAGTTACCTGTTTTACCCTAGGCAGCTCCTGTTACGGTCACCGACTTCAGGTACCCCAGACTTCCATGGCTTGACGGGCGGTGTGTACAAGGCCCGGGAACGTATTCACCGCGCCATGGCTGATGCGCGATTACTAGCGATTCCAGCTTCATAGAGTCGAGTTGCAGACTCCAATCCGAACTGAGACCAGCTTTCGAGATTAGCATCCAGTCGCCTGGTAGCAGCCCTCTGTACTGGCCATTGTATTACGTGTGTGGCCCAAGGCGTAAGGGCCGTGATGATTTGACGTCATCCCCACCTTCCTCTCTACTTGCGTAGGCAGTCTCACTAGAGTCCCCAACTGAATGATGGCAACTAGTGACAGGGGTTGCGCTCGTTGCAGGACTTAACCTAACACCTCACGGCACGAGCTGACGACAACCATGCAGCACCTTGAAAAATGTCCGAAGAAAAGTCTATTTCTAAACCTGTCATTTCCCATTTAAGCCTTGGTAAGGTTCCTCGCGTATCATCGAATTAAACCACATAATCCACCGCTTGTGCGGGCCCCCGTCAATTCCTTTGAGTTTCATTCTTGCGAACGTACTCCCCAGGTGGCTAACTTATCACTTTCGCTTAGTCTCTGAATCCGAAAACCCAAAAACGAGTTAGCATCGTTTACGGCGTGGACTACCAGGGTATCTAATCCTGTTCGCTCCCCACGCTTTCGTCCATCAGCGTCAGTTAAAACATAGTGACCTGCCTTCGCAATTGGTGTTCTAAGTAATATCTATGCATTTCACCGCTACACTACTTATTCCAGCCACTTCTACTTTACTCAAGACCCGCAGTATCAATGGCAGTTTCATAGTTAAGCTATGAGATTTCACCACTGACTTACGAGTCCGCCTACGGACCCTTTAAACCCAATAAATCCGGATAACGCTTGCACCCTCCGTATTACCGCGGCTGCTGGCACGGAGTTAGCCGGTGCTTATTCGTATAGTACCTTCAGCTTTCCACACGTGGAAAGGTTTATCCCTATACAAAAGAAGTTTACAACCCATAGGGCCGTCATCCTTCACGCGGGATGGCTGGATCAGGCTCTCACCCATTGTCCAATATTCCTCACTGCTGCCTCCCGTAGGAGTCTGGTCCGTGTCTCAGTACCAGTGTGGGGGATCACCCTCTCAGGCCCCCTAAAGATCATTGACTTGGTGAGCCGTTACCTCACCAACTATCTAATCTTGCGCGTGCCCATCTCTATCCACCGGAGTTTTCAATATCAAATGATGCCATTCAATATATTATGGGGTATTAATCTTCCTTTCGAAAGGCTATCCCCCTGATAAAGGTAGGTTGCACACGTGTTCCGCACCCGTGCGCCGCTCTCAGGTTTCCGAAGAAACCCTACCGCTCGGCTTGCATGTGTTAGGCCTCCCGCTAGCGTTCATCCTGAGCCAGGATCAAACTCTCCATTGTATGTTTGTCTGACTCACTCAAAGTTTTGACGCTTTAGTTTTTCCTTACTTGGTTGTTATATCTATTTTTCAATGATCTCTTTTCTTCCGCTTTATACTGTAGCTAATTTTTCTGTCGTTTTAGCTACCGATTTGCGAGTGCAAAAGTAATAAATGTTTTTAATATGACCAAATGTTTTTTAAGAAATTTTAAAGTTTATTGTTAACCCTAAATCCTAAATCATTCATTCAATCTTCTCTACTTCTGCGCTCCCTTAATTGGGATTGCAAAGATACAAACTTTTCTCACTTTTCAAAATAAATTCTCATTTATTTTTTAAAGTTTCTCTTTATTACTGTTCTTCTGCGCTACCTACTATCTCTCGTTTTCAGTGGTGCAAAAGTAGAGCTTATTACCCTACACTTCCAAATCTATTTAACATAAAATTTACTTTTAATTCATATTCACCCTTAACTAACTGAAAGGCAAGTGGAAAAATTTTAAGCTTTTAACTGGGGATTTATTATAAATGCGATAGAAACAGAGCAAAATGTAATAACTACGAGGAAAAACTAAGCAAGCTGGAGGAAAAAATACAGAAGAATAACTGGGAAAAAGATGAAAACTATGGTGGAAAGTGGAAATTTGAAAAGGGAAAGGAGGATATCCGAATGGAAAATAGTAAAAAGTAAGGGTCTTTATTTTTGATTTTGGGAATAAAAAAGAATATTCGACTTAAAAGGACCTATACTTACGTTGGGTTTTAGAAAAATAAAAAGAGTTTTACGATATAAGGAATGAAAATATTGTAACAGCTATAAAAGTATTTGGATGTATATTTCTTATTTATTATTAGCTATTATTTTATTCTTTATTCTTTATTCTTTATTCTTTATTCTTTATTCTTTATTCTTTATTCTTTATTCTTTATTCTTTATTCTTTATTCTTTATTCTTTATTAAATCTTTTTCTCTTTTCTCTTGCCAGGTGATTAATCGCCCTAATTATAAACCGGGTATATTCTTTACTGCTAAAAGTTGAAGAAAGGCTTTTTGTTTGGTCTTTACTGTACTGATGTTCATAGTCCATATCATTATGTCCAATATTGGAATAGATCATATTGTATTTTGTACTGGTCCAAATGATGGGGTAAAAACCCTGGGTCCATATTTCATGTTGTTTGGGTCCTGTTCCTAAGGGAAAACTTTTGGGATCGATAGCATATAATATTTGGATATCTTTATTTTTGGTAAGATCATTTTTCCAGGAATACCATTCATTGGCTGGTGCATGCAATAAAGGTAATGATCGGGTGAACTTATTTTTAGTGATCCGCTCAAGGAATGCTTTAGTGGGTCTCCAGGTATTACTCTTATATTCCCCGGAACCCAGGAAAGTATCATGATACCAGCTCCAATTATTATCATATGCGGATGAGTGTAATGAAAAAGCGGCGAAGTGAAATCCCATCCATCCCCCTCCCTTTTCCATATACTGTCTAAAAGCTTCACGTTGTTCTGGTTTTTCGGGACGGGTGTCTAAAAATAGGATGACATCATATTTCGAGAGGGTATCAATTACCATTTTCTCCCAATTATTTGTTGAAGTGTAATCTAGTTTTTTAGTTTGGGTCAAAGAAGTAAAATATTGATTCGCTTCGTCTACATAACTGATATGGGCAAGATCATTTTTAGCGGTATAAAAAGCCAGGACTTTAGGAACTATTAATGATTGGGCATAGGTATGCGATACAATGAGAAGGAAAAGGATGAATAGAGGAATTTGTTTTTTCAATGGGAATTAGCTTTTGATAGTTATTATTTAAGTCCGAGTTTTTTATGGGAGTTTTATTATCAAAAATAAGAAGAATCAAATGAATCTTATTCTTTAAATAACAGTATGGTTGTAAAATTGAAAGTTGAAAGTTGAAAATGGAGATTTGAGAGTTTTGTATGTCCACAGCTAAGTTTTGGCTAAAGCCAATAAGCTTTTGCACTTTTTATTGAAGGCGGGCTAAAGCCCACCTCTAGTGATAAGGCAATCAGTAGTAGTAGTAGTAGTAGTAGTAGTAGTAGTAGTAGTAGTAGTAGTAAGGAATATATTAGAAGGGAGCATTGATCAATAATGACAGATTACTTCGCACTCATAACTCATAACTCATAACTCATAACTCATAACTCATAACTCATAACTCATAACTCATAACTCATAACTCCTGTTACCTATTAATCAACATTTATCTCTTGTCTCTTATCTCTTATCTTTTATCATTAATCATTGATCATTTATGATTGATCAATTATTGATTATTGATTGGGTATGTATGGATAATGATAATGTATGTACCAAAAAAAAAGTCTCATACAAATAAATGTATGAGACTTTTAAATAAAAACTGGCGGCGACCTACTCTCCCGCTTTCGCAGTACCATCGGCGCTGGTGGGCTTAACTTCTGTGTTCGGAATGGGAACAGGTGAGCCCCACCGCTAAAACCACCCTAAAGAAGGTATATAAGACTTTGAGATTTTAAGAGTCGAGACACGAGACTTTTAGTCTCTTTTCTCTTATCTTTACATCTCTTGTCTGTTTTAATCGATAAAAACAATCACAAAGAGGTAACCTTGCTGCACTTTCGTGCGCCTTATTAGGCTATAAATCTACGGGTAATTAGTACTACTCGGCTATGACATTACTGCCTTTACACCTATAGCCTATCAACGTGGTCATCTCCCACGACCCTTAAAAGATGTCTCATCTTGAGGCGAGTTTCGCACTTATATGCTTTCAGTGCTTATCTCTTCCAAACGTAGCTACTCAGCAGTGCACCTGGCGGTACAACTGATACACCAGAGGTTTGTTCAATTCGGTCCTCTCGTACTAGAATCAAGCCCTCTCAAACATCTAACGCCCGCAATAGATAGAGACCGAACTGTCTCACGACGTTCTGAACCCAGCTCGCGTGCCACTTTAATGGGCGAACAGCCCAACCCTTGGGACCTTCTCCAGCCCCAGGATGTGACGAGCCGACATCGAGGTGCCGAACCTCCCCGTCGATGTGAGCTCTTGGGGGAGACTAGCCTGTTATCCCCGGAGTACCTTTTATCCTATGAGCGATGGCCCTTCCATACGGAACCACCGGATCACTATGTCCTGCTTTCGCACCTGATCGACTTGTAGGTCTCACAGTCAAGCACCCTTATGCCATTACACTCTACGCACGGTTACCAAGCGTGCTGAGGGTACCTTTGAAAGCCTCCGTTACTCTTTTGGAGGCGACCACCCCAGTCAAACTACCCACCACGCAATGTCCTTCTAAAAGAAGTTAGGCTCCAAGTAAGTAAAGGGTGGTATTTCAACGTTGACTCCACAAACACTAGCGTGCCTGCTTCAAAGTCTCCCACCTATCCTACACATTACTTACTCAAAGTCAATACGAAGTTATAGTAAAGGTTCACAGGGTCTTTTCGTCCCATTGCGGGTACTCGGCATCTTCACCGAGACTACAATTTCACAGAGCTCATGGTTGAGACAGTGCCCAGATCGTTACACCATTCGTGCAGGTCGGAACTTACCCGACAAGGAATTTCGCTACCTTAGGACCGTTATAGTTACGGCCGCCGTTTACTGGGGCTTCAGTCAAACGCTTCGCTTACGCTAACGCCCTTCCTTAACCTTCCAGCACCGGGCAGGTGTCAGACCCTATACTGCATCTTTCGATTTTGCAGAGTCCTGTGTTTTTGATAAACAGTCGCCTGGGCCTCTTTACTGCGGCCACCATTGCTGATGGCGTCTCTTCTCCCGAAGTTACGAGACTATTTTGCCTAGTTCCTTAACCATGATTCACTCTAGCACCTTAGGATTCTCTCCTCGACTACCTGTGTCGGTTTTGGTACGGGTTGCTTCACTTCGGCTTTTCTTGGAAGCACTTTCCCTACAGCAGCTTCGCCCGAAGGCTAGGCCTTGACTATTCCGTCAGTCTCCAGTAAGTACGGCACTCCGTCCCCTTTTTAGTGTGAGCAAGTATGGGAATATTAACCCATTGTCCATCCACTACCCCTTTCGGGTTCGCGTTAGGTCCCGACTAACCCTCAGCTGATTAGCATGGCTGAGGAAACCTTAGTCTTTCGGTGAGGGGGTTTCTCGCCCCCTTTATCGTTACTTATGCCTACATTTTCTTTTCTATCCGCTCCACAATACCTCACGATACTGCTTCGGCGCAAATAGAATGCTCCCCTACCAGATACAACCCAACGGTTGTAAATCCATAGCTTCGGTAATATGTTTATGCCCGATTATTATCCATGCCGGACCGCTCGACTAGTGAGCTGTTACGCACTCTTTAAATGAATGGCTGCTTCCAAGCCAACATCCTAGCTGTCAATGCAGTCCAACCGCGTTGCTTCAACTTAACATATATTTGGGGACCTTAGCTGTTGGTCTGGGTTCTTTCCCTCTCGGACATGGACCTTAGCACCCATGCCCTCACTGCCGTAGAACATTTATTAGCATTCGGAGTTTGTCAGGAATTGGTAGGTGGTGAAACCCCCGCATCCAATCAGTAGCTCTACCTCTAATAAACTTATATACGACGCTGCACCTAAATGCATTTCGGGGAGTACGAGCTATCTCCCAGTTTGATTGGCCTTTCACCCCTACCCACAGGTCATCCGAAGACTTTTCAACGTCAACCGGTTCGGTCCTCCACTCTGTGTTACCAGAGCTTCAACCTGCCCATGGGTAGATCACAAGGTTTCGCGTCTAATCCTACTAACTATACGCCCTATTCAGACTCGCTTTCGCTCCGGCTCCGGACCTGAAGTCCTTAACCTCGCTAGTAAAATTAACTCGTAGGCTCATTATGCAAAAGGCACGCCGTCACCCAACTTGTGGGCTCCGACCGCTTGTAGGCGTACGGTTTCAGGTTCTATTTCACCCTTCTATTCGAAGTGCTTTTCACCTTTCCTTCACAGTACTTGTTCACTATCGGTCTTTCAGGAGTATTTAGCCTTGGAGGATGGTCCCCCCATATTCAGACAGGATTTCACGTGTCCCGCCCTACTCATTTATCACTTAAATATGCCTTTCATATACGGGGCTATCACCCTCTATGGCTGTTCTTTCCAGAACATTCTATTAAACATATAAAAGCTTTTGGGCTAATCCGCTTTCGCTCGCCACTACTTACGGAATCTCTTCGATTTCTTTTCCTCCGGGTACTTAGATGTTTCAGTTCTCCGGGTTTGCTCCTCCTAAGAGGTGACTGGTCTTCAACCAGCCGGGTTGCCCCATTCGGACATCTCGGGATCAATTCGTGTGTGCCAATCCCCCGAGCTTTTCGCAGCTTACCACGTCCTTCGTCGCCTCTGAAAGCCTAGGCATCCGCCATACGCCCTTAACGATTTCTTTCCTAATAATTATATTAGTTCAGTATTTTTTTTATCCAACAATTAATTGTTGAACTCTATTTTTATAAACTCGGCACTCGAAAGTGCTCGGTTATCTCTTTGTGATATTTTTACCGTTAATGTCAATGATCTTTATTCTATTGATGATATAATCCGCAAATATTGTATTTGGCTCTATTTGCTTTTTTAAGTTTAAACCATCTATAGTGGAGAATAAGGGAGTCGAACCCTTGACCTCCTGCGTGCAAGGCAGGCGCTCTAGCCAGCTGAGCTAATTCCCCCTCTAGTTAGACTTGAAGATGAAGAGATTTGAGAACTGAGACTATCATTTGTCTCACATCTCTTGTCTTTTTATCTCCCGTCTTTTCAATTAGTAGTCTCGGGCAGGCTCGAACTGCCGACCTCTACATTATCAGTGTAGCGCTCTAACCAGCTGAGCTACGAGACTGTCTTTTAGACTAACAGATCCTAGATCCTAGACACAAGACTTTCGTCTTGATTCCTGGCTCTGGGCTCTTGTATCTCTTCCCTATACTAATTTCTAGTGGGTGTGTATTTTTTTTAATATATCAACCAAATAAAAAACTAAAGCTTCTCTTTAAGTAAGTGCATGGTACATTTAAGTACCTTTGTTTTTTTTATCGTCTAAAGACGCTCTAAAATGAGATGTTCCAGCCGCACCTTCCGGTACGGCTACCTTGTTACGACTTAGCCCTAGTTACCTGTTTTACCCTAGGCAGCTCCTGTTACGGTCACCGACTTCAGGTACCCCAGACTTCCATGGCTTGACGGGCGGTGTGTACAAGGCCCGGGAACGTATTCACCGCGCCATGGCTGATGCGCGATTACTAGCGATTCCAGCTTCATAGAGTCGAGTTGCAGACTCCAATCCGAACTGAGACCAGCTTTCGAGATTAGCATCCAGTCGCCTGGTAGCAGCCCTCTGTACTGGCCATTGTATTACGTGTGTGGCCCAAGGCGTAAGGGCCGTGATGATTTGACGTCATCCCCACCTTCCTCTCTACTTGCGTAGGCAGTCTCACTAGAGTCCCCAACTGAATGATGGCAACTAGTGACAGGGGTTGCGCTCGTTGCAGGACTTAACCTAACACCTCACGGCACGAGCTGACGACAACCATGCAGCACCTTGAAAAATGTCCGAAGAAAAGTCTATTTCTAAACCTGTCATTTCCCATTTAAGCCTTGGTAAGGTTCCTCGCGTATCATCGAATTAAACCACATAATCCACCGCTTGTGCGGGCCCCCGTCAATTCCTTTGAGTTTCATTCTTGCGAACGTACTCCCCAGGTGGCTAACTTATCACTTTCGCTTAGTCTCTGAATCCGAAAACCCAAAAACGAGTTAGCATCGTTTACGGCGTGGACTACCAGGGTATCTAATCCTGTTCGCTCCCCACGCTTTCGTCCATCAGCGTCAGTTAAAACATAGTGACCTGCCTTCGCAAT is a window from the Chryseobacterium sp. T16E-39 genome containing:
- a CDS encoding ThuA domain-containing protein — protein: MKKQIPLFILFLLIVSHTYAQSLIVPKVLAFYTAKNDLAHISYVDEANQYFTSLTQTKKLDYTSTNNWEKMVIDTLSKYDVILFLDTRPEKPEQREAFRQYMEKGGGWMGFHFAAFSLHSSAYDNNWSWYHDTFLGSGEYKSNTWRPTKAFLERITKNKFTRSLPLLHAPANEWYSWKNDLTKNKDIQILYAIDPKSFPLGTGPKQHEIWTQGFYPIIWTSTKYNMIYSNIGHNDMDYEHQYSKDQTKSLSSTFSSKEYTRFIIRAINHLAREKRKRFNKE